From one Hirundo rustica isolate bHirRus1 chromosome 8, bHirRus1.pri.v3, whole genome shotgun sequence genomic stretch:
- the DKK1 gene encoding dickkopf-related protein 1, with translation MRGLVALLAALSCAAPAGRAAAPGGALSSNAIKGPPPGGAAEASAAPAPPFDGSNKAPPAATRQPFPCAEDEDCGPEEFCGGAARGGGAPLCLGCRRRRKRCLRDAMCCPGMTCSNGLCTPLEPPHGAAELEETGTEALPRRTPAPAWLPTAKGEEGDFCLRSSDCAAGLCCARHFWSKICKPVLREGQVCTRHRRKGAHGLEIFQRCQCAEGLACRLQREHGPADASRLHTCQRH, from the exons ATGCGGGGGCTGGTGGCGCTGCTGGCGGCGCTGAGCtgcgcggccccggcggggcgggcggcggctcccgggggTGCCCTCAGCTCGAACGCCATCAAGGGACCCCCCCCGGGAGGGGCGGCGGAGGCCAGCGCCGCCCCCGCACCCCCCTTCGACGGCAGCAACAAGGCACCGCCGGCCGCCACCCGGCAG CCTTTCCCGTGCGCCGAGGACGAGGACTGCGGCCCCGAGGAGTTCTGCGGGGGGGCGGCCCGAGGCGGGGGGGCCCCGCTGTGCCTCGGCTGCCGGCGGCGCCGCAAGCGCTGCCTGCGCGATGCCATGTGCTGCCCCGGCATGACTTGCAGCAACG GTCTCTGCACGCCCCTGGAGCCGCCGCACGGAGCGGCCGAGCTGGAGGAGACGGGCACTGAGGCGCTGCCCCGACGGACGCCCGCTCCCGCCTGGCTCCCCACTGCCAAAG GAGAGGAGGGCGACTTCTGCCTGCGCTCGTCGGACTGCGCGGCCGGGCTGTGCTGCGCCCGCCACTTCTGGTCCAAGATCTGCAAGCCGGTGCTGCGGGAGGGGCAGGTGTGCACCCGGCACCGCCGGAAAGGCGCCCACGGCCTGGAGATCTTCCAGCGCTGCCAGTGCGCCGAGGGGCTGGCGTGCCGCCTGCAGCGGGAGCACGG